A stretch of Methanosphaerula palustris E1-9c DNA encodes these proteins:
- a CDS encoding response regulator — translation MTMISILYVDDEPDFLEIAKLFLERTGEFTVRTCPSATEALSLLQESTFDMVISDYQMPEMNGITFLKETRMITGPVPFILFTGHGSKEVATEAIANGADYYLQKRGNPVARFAELTDQIIKRRRAEDEDLQGNDEMEQFFSLVQDLFPIASKDGTLGLKVDDPREETCSNPLLQTRDRRASCGGSKNYARL, via the coding sequence ATGACCATGATCTCTATCCTGTATGTCGACGACGAACCGGACTTCCTTGAGATCGCGAAACTTTTCCTGGAACGAACAGGTGAGTTCACCGTCAGAACCTGCCCATCAGCCACAGAAGCGCTCTCTCTCTTGCAGGAGTCCACATTTGATATGGTCATCTCCGATTACCAGATGCCAGAGATGAACGGCATCACCTTCCTCAAAGAGACGAGAATGATCACCGGGCCGGTCCCTTTCATTCTCTTCACCGGACATGGCAGCAAGGAGGTGGCGACCGAAGCCATCGCCAATGGCGCCGATTATTACCTGCAGAAGAGGGGTAACCCGGTTGCCAGATTCGCTGAACTGACCGATCAGATCATCAAACGTAGAAGGGCAGAAGATGAGGATCTGCAGGGGAACGATGAAATGGAACAGTTCTTTTCCCTGGTCCAGGATCTCTTTCCCATCGCAAGCAAGGATGGCACCCTCGGCCTCAAAGTCGACGATCCGAGAGAAGAAACATGCTCAAATCCCCTGCTTCAGACCAGGGACAGAAGAGCCAGTTGCGGAGGATCGAAAAATTATGCCAGGTTATGA
- a CDS encoding sensor histidine kinase: MPGYDERGSKREVSQEIADLKRIEKDLRHRNQQLNLLINVTHHDMRNKILAMQGYLDLARNETLDEESIASLIENLEGATREIQSQIEFVTIFQHHKENWPTWHHLVDLLPTQSIPSTILFQADLDGIEVYTDPLLEKVFSNLLDNSIRHGKRVTSVRVSTVESVNNQVIVWEDDGVGIPLKEKEKIFHRGYGKNTGFGTFLIREILSLVNSTITETGTPGAGARFEIVMPRGMFRRARQKRGECLSGINSNLLA; encoded by the coding sequence ATGCCAGGTTATGATGAACGGGGTTCGAAGAGAGAAGTCTCCCAGGAGATTGCTGATCTTAAACGGATTGAGAAGGACCTCCGCCATAGAAACCAGCAGCTCAACCTCCTGATCAACGTCACACACCATGATATGAGGAACAAGATCCTGGCGATGCAGGGATACCTGGATCTTGCCCGGAACGAAACGTTGGATGAAGAGAGTATCGCCTCACTGATCGAAAATCTTGAGGGGGCAACCAGGGAGATACAATCCCAGATCGAGTTCGTCACCATCTTTCAGCACCATAAAGAGAACTGGCCCACCTGGCATCATCTCGTCGACCTCCTGCCCACCCAGTCCATTCCATCGACCATCCTGTTTCAGGCAGACCTTGATGGCATCGAAGTGTACACCGATCCATTGCTTGAGAAGGTCTTCTCCAACCTGCTCGACAACAGCATCAGGCATGGGAAGAGAGTGACCAGTGTCAGGGTCTCCACTGTCGAATCTGTCAACAACCAGGTGATCGTATGGGAGGACGATGGGGTCGGCATTCCTCTTAAGGAGAAAGAGAAGATCTTCCACCGAGGCTATGGAAAGAACACCGGATTTGGGACGTTCCTGATCCGCGAAATCCTTTCCCTCGTCAACAGCACCATCACTGAGACCGGAACTCCCGGGGCGGGGGCACGGTTCGAGATCGTGATGCCACGGGGAATGTTCCGGAGAGCCAGACAGAAAAGAGGAGAGTGTTTATCCGGAATTAATTCAAATTTGCTGGCATGA
- a CDS encoding acetyl-CoA carboxylase biotin carboxylase subunit, with amino-acid sequence MKYFDKVLIANRGEIAIRVMRACKELGIESVAIYSTVDQNSLHVKYADESFLVGEAPPSKSYLNIERIIDIAKKSGVEAIHPGYGFLAENADFAKRCLEEGIVFIGPFWKTIEAMGSKIGAKHMMRKAGVPVLPGTPDGVTSIDEAKKVAAEIGYPVIVKASAGGGGIGMQIVNDEDGLESALSTGMRIAESAFGDPTVFIEKYLIKPRHIEFQVLADRRGHVVHLYDRECSIQRRHQKLVEEAPCPIMTPHLRERMSASAIAVAKACHYANAGTVEFLYSGGNYYFMEMNTRLQVEHTITELITGIDIVRQQMAIASGEDVAFDQQDISIRGHAIECRINAEDPLHNFAADPGKIVRYRSPGGPGIRVDSGIHMGYSIPTNYDSMISKLCAYGATRQETIERMRRAIYEYVILGVKTTLPLHHAIMHNPHFVEGDTHTHFLQEEHVQRNLSRFIREEETRMQTLATSLRQGKEMAAVSAAVNVYLQSTKQ; translated from the coding sequence ATGAAGTACTTCGACAAGGTGCTGATCGCCAACCGTGGTGAGATTGCAATCAGGGTAATGAGGGCCTGTAAGGAACTCGGGATCGAATCAGTAGCAATCTACTCGACCGTGGATCAGAATTCACTCCATGTCAAGTACGCAGATGAATCCTTTCTCGTTGGTGAGGCCCCCCCTTCGAAGAGTTATCTGAATATCGAACGGATCATTGACATCGCAAAGAAGTCAGGTGTCGAGGCGATCCATCCGGGGTATGGGTTCCTTGCCGAGAATGCAGATTTTGCAAAGCGCTGCCTTGAAGAGGGTATCGTCTTCATCGGTCCGTTCTGGAAGACGATCGAAGCGATGGGATCGAAGATCGGCGCCAAGCACATGATGCGTAAAGCCGGTGTTCCAGTCCTCCCAGGGACCCCTGATGGGGTAACCTCTATCGATGAGGCGAAGAAGGTCGCGGCTGAGATCGGGTATCCTGTGATCGTCAAGGCCTCTGCAGGCGGTGGCGGGATCGGAATGCAGATCGTCAATGACGAGGACGGACTCGAATCAGCACTCTCCACCGGGATGCGGATCGCCGAGTCCGCATTTGGGGATCCGACCGTCTTTATCGAGAAGTACCTGATCAAGCCCCGACATATCGAGTTTCAGGTGCTGGCGGATCGGCGGGGGCATGTAGTCCACCTCTATGATCGGGAATGTTCAATCCAGCGGCGGCACCAGAAACTGGTCGAGGAGGCGCCATGTCCGATCATGACCCCACACCTGCGCGAGCGGATGTCGGCATCTGCAATTGCAGTCGCCAAGGCCTGCCATTACGCGAATGCAGGAACGGTGGAATTTCTGTACTCCGGCGGAAACTACTATTTTATGGAGATGAACACCCGGCTGCAGGTGGAGCATACGATCACCGAACTGATTACCGGGATCGATATTGTCAGGCAGCAGATGGCAATCGCCTCGGGGGAGGATGTGGCCTTTGATCAGCAGGATATCTCGATACGGGGGCATGCGATCGAATGCAGGATCAACGCTGAGGATCCGCTTCATAACTTTGCTGCCGACCCGGGTAAGATCGTCAGGTACAGATCGCCAGGTGGTCCAGGGATCCGCGTGGACAGCGGGATCCATATGGGGTATTCGATCCCGACCAACTACGATTCGATGATCTCCAAGCTCTGTGCATACGGTGCAACACGGCAGGAGACGATCGAGCGGATGCGGAGAGCGATCTATGAGTATGTGATCCTCGGGGTCAAGACAACACTTCCCCTCCACCATGCGATCATGCACAACCCCCACTTTGTCGAAGGGGACACGCACACCCACTTCCTGCAGGAGGAGCATGTGCAGCGGAACCTCTCCAGGTTCATCCGCGAGGAGGAGACCAGAATGCAGACGCTGGCCACCTCTCTCCGGCAGGGGAAGGAGATGGCTGCGGTATCAGCGGCAGTCAATGTTTATCTGCAGTCAACCAAACAGTGA
- a CDS encoding NosD domain-containing protein codes for MFSYPSIRYLTLLIIICCGLLIIPVAAETANESLKMPAFFSDIQNRGVDLPATDETPVHTVMHPSSEQLKAWNTQYNALPLVSVPATSSSSQLQNNTTSVSGYKDLLPYLDYTPAERDQGRIGNCWVWAGTAVMEIAHAVQNGVKDRLSISYLDANYNGGSGNAWAGNGGYISTVADFYSGTGIAVPWSNQNAEYQDGTKWSATEQRSYEPAFAISTEPYYQIDQIKTERIETRHVGDEQAINNIKAVLDQNRAVDIMFYLPNTTAWDSFDDFWDNSSEETVWNMTPWQNTFWNNTEGGGHAVVCVGYNDTDPANRYWIMVNSWGVSKGHPRGVFRVSMDMDYSATVQFKDSDDSAAQLWQTLNVSFASTPSPSPKEISSLPYTCSVPGEYYLSKDLISSDADTGILVTAQNVTIDGKGHLLRGSGQQGSVGILAYNNGDPVDGLNITNLAISNWEDGCYLYHATDGSVNDTTISDCSYAGIFLDGGTAGLAIADNTLTANYYGLLSRSTADIRIEHNRITQNQNAGLDLISMNQSLIADNQFINKINLALPTGVTTIAWNTSKTTGQNLAGGPYLGGNYWGNPTQTGFSDLAADQNRDGFADSPNQIGAGNIDQLPLVAYANPGPQPIPPNQLAPTDPDHDRLYEDLNGNGKFDFGDVTTFFNQIDWIADHEPVQLFDFDGNQRIDFGDIASLFSRL; via the coding sequence ATGTTTTCATATCCATCGATCAGGTATCTTACCCTTCTGATAATCATCTGCTGCGGTCTTCTCATTATTCCAGTTGCAGCCGAAACAGCGAACGAATCGTTGAAGATGCCGGCATTCTTCTCGGATATTCAGAACCGGGGGGTAGATCTCCCCGCCACTGACGAGACACCGGTCCACACGGTGATGCACCCCTCATCCGAGCAGCTCAAGGCATGGAATACCCAGTACAATGCATTGCCCCTGGTGTCAGTGCCGGCTACCAGTTCTTCCAGCCAGCTCCAGAATAATACCACATCTGTGAGTGGATACAAAGATCTTCTCCCATATCTTGATTACACCCCGGCAGAACGAGACCAGGGACGGATCGGAAACTGCTGGGTCTGGGCAGGGACCGCTGTGATGGAGATCGCCCACGCCGTCCAGAACGGGGTGAAGGATCGGCTCTCGATCTCGTACCTGGATGCAAACTATAACGGTGGTTCAGGGAATGCCTGGGCAGGAAACGGAGGCTACATCTCCACTGTGGCCGATTTCTATTCTGGAACTGGGATAGCAGTCCCCTGGTCCAACCAGAACGCTGAGTACCAGGACGGGACCAAATGGTCAGCGACAGAGCAGCGGTCCTACGAGCCCGCCTTTGCAATCTCCACCGAACCATACTACCAGATCGATCAGATCAAGACTGAACGAATCGAGACACGGCATGTTGGAGACGAGCAGGCGATCAACAATATCAAGGCCGTACTCGACCAGAACCGTGCCGTCGACATCATGTTTTATCTCCCCAATACTACGGCCTGGGATTCCTTCGACGACTTCTGGGATAACAGTTCGGAGGAGACCGTATGGAATATGACCCCCTGGCAGAATACCTTCTGGAACAATACGGAAGGCGGGGGGCATGCGGTGGTCTGTGTCGGATACAATGACACCGACCCGGCCAACAGGTACTGGATCATGGTCAACTCCTGGGGGGTCTCGAAGGGCCATCCACGCGGCGTCTTCCGGGTTTCGATGGACATGGACTACTCGGCGACGGTGCAGTTCAAAGACAGTGATGATAGTGCAGCTCAGTTGTGGCAGACACTGAACGTCAGCTTTGCATCCACCCCGTCACCGTCGCCGAAGGAGATCAGTTCCCTCCCGTACACCTGTTCGGTTCCGGGTGAGTATTACCTCTCAAAGGATCTGATCAGCAGCGATGCGGATACCGGGATCCTGGTCACGGCACAGAATGTGACGATCGATGGGAAGGGGCACCTCCTTCGGGGCTCAGGCCAGCAGGGATCGGTCGGAATCCTCGCATACAACAACGGAGATCCAGTCGATGGGCTGAATATCACCAACCTGGCCATCTCAAACTGGGAGGACGGGTGTTACCTGTATCATGCCACCGACGGATCGGTGAATGATACTACCATCTCCGACTGCTCGTATGCCGGAATCTTCCTGGACGGAGGCACTGCCGGCCTCGCGATCGCTGACAACACGCTCACCGCCAACTACTACGGTCTCCTCTCCCGTTCCACAGCCGATATCAGGATCGAGCACAACCGGATCACCCAGAACCAGAATGCCGGTCTGGACCTCATCTCAATGAACCAGAGTTTGATCGCAGACAACCAGTTTATTAATAAAATAAACCTGGCTCTCCCCACTGGAGTCACCACGATCGCCTGGAATACCAGTAAGACCACCGGACAGAACCTGGCAGGCGGCCCGTACCTGGGCGGCAACTACTGGGGGAACCCCACACAGACCGGGTTCTCCGACCTTGCAGCCGATCAGAACCGGGACGGATTCGCAGACAGTCCAAACCAGATCGGAGCCGGCAACATTGACCAGCTCCCCCTCGTCGCCTATGCGAACCCTGGTCCACAGCCGATCCCGCCGAACCAGCTCGCCCCGACCGATCCCGATCACGATCGGCTCTATGAGGACCTGAACGGAAACGGCAAGTTCGACTTCGGCGATGTGACCACCTTCTTCAACCAGATAGACTGGATCGCCGACCATGAACCGGTGCAGCTCTTCGACTTCGACGGTAACCAGCGGATCGACTTCGGCGACATCGCCTCGCTCTTCTCACGATTATGA
- a CDS encoding ABC transporter ATP-binding protein translates to MNTASLTRQQTSPPFLEFENVTVFTEGKRILDAISMTIQTGENVAILGPNGSGKSSLIKTITREYHPAFQKDGYTCRIWGRDRWNIFDLRSRLGIVSSDLQQAFAQEMSGREVILSGFFSSVGLFNRIVTPAMEERTEEIAAFLDVSHLLDRSMTGISTGEARRLLIGRALVHDPEVLILDEPTNSLDLHALHTFRGTLRKVARSGTGIVLVTHTLSDIIPEISRVIMIRNGRVYGAGPKATVLTDQQIGELFSVPVKIREEGGYYYVTGY, encoded by the coding sequence ATGAACACCGCATCACTCACCAGGCAGCAGACCTCCCCTCCGTTTCTGGAGTTTGAGAACGTCACTGTCTTCACTGAAGGGAAGAGGATCCTTGACGCGATCTCAATGACGATACAGACCGGGGAGAATGTTGCGATACTGGGGCCGAACGGCTCCGGGAAATCATCGTTGATCAAGACCATCACCAGGGAATATCACCCCGCTTTCCAGAAGGATGGATATACCTGCAGGATCTGGGGGAGGGATCGGTGGAATATCTTCGATCTCCGATCCCGCCTTGGGATCGTCTCGAGCGACCTGCAGCAGGCCTTCGCTCAGGAGATGTCAGGGCGGGAGGTGATCCTCTCAGGGTTCTTCAGCAGTGTCGGTCTCTTCAACCGCATTGTGACGCCGGCGATGGAGGAGAGAACAGAGGAGATCGCTGCATTCCTCGATGTTTCCCACCTGCTGGATCGGTCGATGACCGGGATCTCTACAGGCGAGGCCAGAAGACTGTTGATTGGCAGGGCGCTGGTTCATGACCCTGAGGTGCTGATCCTCGACGAACCGACGAACAGCCTGGACCTGCACGCCCTCCACACCTTTCGGGGCACCCTTCGCAAGGTCGCCAGGTCCGGTACCGGGATCGTCCTGGTAACGCATACGCTCTCGGATATCATCCCTGAGATCTCGCGGGTGATCATGATCAGGAATGGACGTGTGTACGGGGCCGGCCCAAAAGCAACAGTTCTCACCGATCAGCAGATCGGGGAACTCTTCTCGGTCCCGGTAAAGATCCGTGAAGAGGGCGGGTATTACTACGTCACCGGATACTGA
- a CDS encoding alpha/beta fold hydrolase yields the protein MLIDSGPLDPAFAVRILETRFNRLPHEKRTEAFTLMKELNDPSVLSDTFLLARFRELISQADSVDPLPDEPSDLNLRSMITVHRQVWEEAAALRASGYFIDKIRSITCPVVVIHGASDPHPVQGVVEPFTRAGVDLSVHILPACGHTP from the coding sequence GTGTTGATCGACTCCGGACCGCTTGACCCGGCATTTGCAGTCAGAATCCTGGAGACCCGCTTCAATAGACTCCCTCATGAGAAGAGAACCGAGGCCTTCACTCTGATGAAAGAGTTGAACGATCCATCCGTTCTCTCAGACACTTTCCTCCTTGCCCGATTCAGGGAACTGATCTCCCAAGCTGATTCGGTCGACCCGCTCCCGGACGAGCCTTCCGATCTTAATCTTAGGTCGATGATCACCGTTCACCGACAGGTCTGGGAGGAGGCGGCCGCACTCCGGGCATCGGGATACTTCATCGATAAGATCAGATCGATCACCTGCCCGGTGGTGGTGATCCATGGAGCCTCTGACCCTCACCCGGTCCAGGGGGTGGTCGAACCGTTCACCAGGGCTGGCGTCGATCTGAGTGTCCACATCCTCCCTGCATGCGGACATACCCCCTGA
- a CDS encoding NosD domain-containing protein, with translation MSSYPSLRSLLILLICCSLLIFPAAAETVNESLKMPAFFSDIQNRGVDLHATDETPVYTVMHPSSEQLKEWDAQYNALPLVSVPATGSSSQLQNNTTSVGGYKDLLPYLDYIPAERNQGSIGNCWVWAGTGVMEIAHAVQNGVKDRFSISYLDANYNGGSGNKWAGTGGDFFNLANFYTTTGIAVPWSNLNAEYQDGTTWSGTEQRSYEPAFAISTEPHYQIYQIKAQRIETRHIGNEQAISNIKAVLDQNRAIGFGFNLPNSTAWGSFIEFFMNSSEETAWNMTPWQNTLYNENEGGGHEVLCVGYNDTDPTNRYWIMVNSWGVSDGHPRGVFRVSMDMDYSATMQFRDNDDWAALVWQTLDVNFAATPSPAPKEISSLPYTCSVPGEYYLAKDLISSDADTGILVTAQNVTIDGKGHLLRGSGRQGSVGILAYNNGDPVDGLNITNLAISNWEDGCYLYHATNGSVNDTTISDCSYAGIFLDGETTNLAIADNTLTSNYRGLLSRSTADIRVEHNRITESLNTGLYLLSMNQSLIADNQIVNGQNVIISGWVNTTSWNTSKTTGQNLAGGPYLGGNYWGNPTQTGFSDLAVDQNRDGFADSPNQIAAGTMDQFPLVAYANPGPQPIPPNQLDPTDPDHDRLYEDLNGNGKLDFGDVTTFFNQMDWIADHEPVQLFDFNGNQQIDFGDVAALFSRL, from the coding sequence ATGTCTTCATATCCTTCGCTCAGGTCTCTCCTCATCCTTCTCATCTGCTGCAGCCTTCTCATTTTCCCGGCAGCAGCCGAAACGGTGAACGAATCATTGAAAATGCCGGCATTCTTCTCGGATATTCAGAACAGGGGGGTAGATCTCCACGCCACCGACGAGACACCAGTCTACACGGTGATGCACCCCTCATCCGAGCAGCTCAAGGAATGGGATGCTCAGTACAATGCATTACCCCTGGTGTCGGTGCCGGCTACCGGTTCTTCCAGCCAGCTCCAGAATAATACCACATCTGTGGGCGGATACAAGGATCTCCTCCCTTACCTGGATTACATCCCGGCTGAACGAAATCAAGGATCGATCGGGAATTGCTGGGTCTGGGCGGGAACCGGGGTGATGGAGATCGCCCATGCCGTCCAGAACGGGGTGAAGGACCGATTCTCGATCTCGTACCTGGACGCCAACTATAATGGTGGTTCTGGGAATAAATGGGCAGGGACTGGAGGAGATTTCTTTAATCTCGCTAATTTTTATACCACAACCGGGATAGCAGTTCCCTGGTCCAACCTGAACGCTGAGTACCAGGACGGGACCACATGGTCAGGGACAGAACAGCGGTCCTACGAGCCTGCCTTTGCAATCTCCACAGAACCCCACTACCAGATCTATCAGATCAAAGCGCAACGGATCGAGACACGACATATTGGCAACGAGCAGGCGATCAGCAACATTAAGGCTGTGCTCGACCAGAACCGTGCCATTGGTTTTGGGTTCAATCTCCCCAATTCTACGGCCTGGGGATCCTTCATAGAGTTCTTCATGAACAGTTCGGAGGAGACCGCATGGAACATGACCCCCTGGCAGAACACACTCTATAATGAAAACGAGGGCGGGGGGCATGAAGTACTCTGCGTCGGATACAATGACACCGACCCGACGAACAGGTACTGGATCATGGTCAACTCCTGGGGAGTCTCGGATGGGCATCCACGCGGCGTCTTCCGAGTTTCGATGGACATGGACTACTCTGCGACAATGCAGTTCAGAGACAATGATGATTGGGCTGCCCTGGTGTGGCAGACGCTGGACGTCAACTTTGCAGCCACCCCATCACCGGCGCCGAAGGAGATCAGTTCCCTCCCGTACACCTGCTCGGTTCCCGGTGAATATTACCTTGCAAAGGATCTGATCAGCAGCGACGCCGATACGGGGATCCTGGTCACGGCACAGAATGTGACGATCGACGGGAAGGGACACCTCCTTCGGGGCTCCGGCCGGCAGGGATCGGTCGGGATCCTCGCGTACAACAACGGAGACCCTGTCGATGGACTGAATATCACCAACCTGGCCATCTCAAACTGGGAGGACGGGTGTTACCTGTATCATGCCACCAACGGATCGGTGAATGATACCACCATCTCCGACTGCTCGTATGCCGGAATCTTCCTGGATGGAGAAACTACCAACCTCGCAATCGCTGACAACACACTCACCTCCAACTATCGCGGCCTCCTCTCCCGTTCCACAGCCGATATCAGGGTCGAGCACAACAGGATAACCGAAAGTCTGAATACCGGGCTGTACCTCCTCTCAATGAACCAGAGTTTAATCGCAGACAACCAGATTGTTAACGGACAGAACGTAATCATCTCTGGGTGGGTCAATACGACAAGTTGGAACACCAGTAAGACCACCGGACAGAACCTGGCAGGCGGCCCGTACCTGGGCGGCAACTACTGGGGGAACCCCACACAGACCGGGTTCTCCGACCTTGCAGTCGATCAGAACCGGGACGGATTCGCTGACAGCCCAAACCAGATCGCAGCCGGCACCATGGACCAGTTCCCCCTCGTCGCCTATGCGAACCCTGGTCCACAGCCGATCCCGCCGAACCAGCTTGACCCGACCGATCCCGATCACGACAGGCTCTACGAGGATCTGAACGGGAACGGCAAGCTCGACTTCGGCGATGTGACCACCTTCTTCAACCAGATGGACTGGATCGCCGACCATGAACCGGTGCAGCTCTTCGACTTCAACGGCAACCAGCAGATCGACTTCGGCGACGTCGCCGCGCTCTTCTCACGGCTGTGA